The segment GTCCCACCAGGGCGGCCGCATCCTTCAAATAGACATCACGGATATTCCGGATCTCCACCTCGTTCTTGATCGACTTAAGGGCCACCACAAGACCCGGCGCTTCAATGATACGAGCGGAGTCCGGGATCGCAGCCGCCAGACTATATCCGGTTTTATTCGGATCGTACAGCACGGAGGCCGCTTCCGGGAGCGTCTGCAGGAACGGTAGGATGTCATCATACTCCCTGATCTCCACGCCATCCCTGGCCAGCGTATCCTTATCTTCCGGGGTGGCTTTATGTCCTCCGGCGAACAAGATTGCATGATGTACCCCTACTACGGCAAAAGCGGTCACATACGGATTGAACGGGATATCCCGTCCCCGGATGTTGAACAGCCAGCACAGATCATCCAGCGCGGACAGCACATAATAATCAGCGCCCTTACGCTTCATTGCCAGCCGGACCTGCGCCAGCTTGTCCACCCGGCTGAGGCCCGCATATTGTTCATCATGCAGCATTAGCGGCTCGGCCGGAATGGCCGGTCTGTCCGTCCAGATCGCCCCTACGGGGTCGAGGTCTGTGATCGTCTGAATCCCTTTCTCCGCGAACTTGGCCTGCAAGCCCTTCATAGCGGTTACAGACAACGTTCTGCCATCTACGGCCATACGTGCGCCTTGCGGCAATTGCTCGGCCAGCCATTCATCCCATTGCGGCACGCCCGGCTCAGCCATACGGAACAGACGGATACCCGAGCCTTCCAGCTCCCGCTCCGCCTGAATATAATACCTGCCATCCGTCCACAGACCCGCATCCGTTGCCGTAATCACAGCCGTTCCGGCGGAACCGGTGAACCCGGTAATCCAGCGGCGGCTTTTCCAATGCTCCCCCTCATATTCACTAATGTGAGCATCCCCGCTGGGTACCACACAGGCCTCTACCCCGCGCTCCGCCATCCATTCTCTTAGCTTATGTACTTTCTCTTTAGGCAACATATCAGCATCTCCTTCTCTCTATCTAGTCTACTGAATCATCATACACCTGCATTTCCTATAAAAAAAGATGAAGACCCTCAGGTCTCCATCGTCTCATTGTCCTCTTTCCGTACCAGCTTCCGCCGCTGCTTCCCCTTCTTCATCCACAGCCGGTCCTGGTCATCCCGGTAGAATCTGATCCCGAACAAGCGCAACGGTGTCCACACTTCCCTAAAATAATAATTGGGCATGGTCCATTTCTCCCAGACTATAAATAGATTTGCTCCTAATTATAGACCGGGATACCTGGTTTGTTTGTCGCATTGTGGAGACGGAGCCTTAAGGTTACCACCAGTTTCCCAAAATCGCCTTATCTGCGGAACCAACGCTTGATCCGCTCCAGTGAACCCATTGATTTAAAGGTATGCTCCAATTTGAACTTTATATTGTTCGTTCTCTTCTTCATTTGCTTGATTCCGATGCTGCCCAAACAGATCGACACATTTGATTACATTGCTCTCGTTATTGATTCTAGCGGAGGTTTCCAAACTTTGCAGGATAAATCCAATTCCTTCTTTGCGCTTGTTATTTAAATAATAGGCTGCTAATTCAGCGAGGAATTGGGTGTATTGGTTGGTTATGATTTGTTTGTTATGAAGAACCCCATATTCTGCAAGATCTGTCCGGTAAGGAATATAGGAAGCAAAACGCTCCAGAATAGAATCAACCTTCCAATCGTAGCGGTTAGCCGACAAGACAATACTGTATAACGCTGTAAATATCTCATCTGGTCGGTGGGAGATATGTTCAACATATTCAGAGAGAGCCTCATATTGTCCTGCCATCACCCGATAGAGCAGTCTGTTCGCGGTACCCCACTCCTGGAACTGAGCCACAGTCCGCTTCACTTCTTCATCGTCTTCCTGTATCCAGGTTCCATCCATATAGAGTGACACCCAATCTAATGCCGATGGGTAGTCTCCCATTTGCTCACATACATTTGAACGGATAAGCTGTGCGTACAGGATGTAGAAGTACAGGGGTTTCTCGGTTTTTTTCTCGTTACTCTCTCTACGATCCGAATGGCGCTGGAGATTATAACGAATAGTTGCTAATTGCAGCATCTTTTTCGCCAGCTCATCCACCTTATGCCACTTATGCAATGAAAAATATACATGAGCGAGATGCTTCAATCCCTCCAATTGATCCGCTTCATCCAGCCGGTCCAGGTAACCTTCGAAGATATGCGCCGCCTGCAAATTCCGCGTCTGGTCATCACCAATGGCGATTCGGAATAGACGGTATTGGCATACCGCAAGTCTCTCGGAATTCTGGTACTTCTCGCTGGCACTCACATTCTTATACAGCAATTCGGCAGCTTGCCACAGCCCCTCTTGAAACAGTCCTTCAGCCACTTCGAACAGCATGGGGGCATAGACCAGATTCTCCAGCAGATTCTGGACCACCTGTTCAACGCAATCCAGACGGCCCAGCTCAGCGGAGCGCACAAGAAAAGGCCGCAGACGCCGCCAGGTGGGTGACGAGAAATAGAAACATTCATCCACATATAAACTGTAGAAATGATCCTCCGGCAGATCCATCGCCCGGGTGATTCGCTCCAGATGATTCATAGCAATGGGCTGGTGACCACTAAGTATCCGGCTAAGCGTTCCTGAATTAATTCCGGATTGTCCCGAGAATTGATTAATAGGCATTCCCTTCTGCGACAAATGCAACGCTAATAGATCGCGAATCATAGTTCTAGTAGGGACCACGCAAACACCACCTAACTGGAATCCAATATAATTTCTTTTATAGTTGCAATAATATGTCACAATATTCCAATCGTCAATAATTTAGAATACTACAGATTAGTATAATCCGTGAACTACGGGCAAGCGGTTTGCAATGATGGCAAAAAAAAAGAGACCCTAGTAGTCTCATAAGGTCTCTGTCGTCCCGGTAGAACCTGCTCTGTCATCGCAAAGGTGTCGTGCCTTATCAGCGGAACCAACCGCTTAATCTGTTCCAGCGAACCCTTCGCTTCCGGGCCATTGTAGCCGAAGGCATTGCCAATCATCTTAATATTTAATGTATTTGCTGCCCGGTAAGCATCAACCGCCACCTACACCGTGATTCATAATTTGAATAAGACTTTGAGTACTGGTGTTTGCTACGGGGTCAGTTGTACCAAAAGGTATAATAATTGCAATAGCCAGACTACAGGAAGCTAGAAGAATGATAAATTTTCTTTTCATGGGAGTCCTGCACCTCTCTAATTAGAAGTTTGTATTGCTCTTTCTCTTCTTCATCTGCCAGATACCGATGCTGCTCGAACAGATCAACACATTTGATGATATTGCTCTCATTATTAATTCTAGCAGACGATTCCAAACTTTGCAGGATGAATCCAATACCTTCTTTACGCTTATTATGTAAATAATAGGTGGCCATTTCAGCAAGGAATTGAGTGTGTTGGTCCAACATAACCTGCCGGTTATAATCGCCAAATTCTGTAGAATACGTCCGGTAAGGAATATAGGCAGCAAATCGCTCCAGAATAGAATCAACATTCCAGTCATAACGGTTAGCCGACAAGATAATATTGTATATCCCTATGAATATCTCATCTGGTCGGTGAGAAATATATTCGACATATGCTGAGAGTACTTCGGACTGTCCTCCCAGCACCTGATAGAGCAGTCTGTTTGCGGTACCCCACTCCTGGAACTGAGCCATAGTCCGCTTCACCTCTTCATTGTCCTCCTGTATCCAGCTCCCATCCATATAGAGGGACACCCAATCTAATGCCGAATTGAAATCTCCCAATTCCTTACACACAGCTGAACGGATAAGCTGCGCGTACAGGATATAGAAGTACAGAGGTTTCTCGGTTTTTTTCTCGTTACTCTCTCTGCGGTTCGGCTGCCTCTGAAGATTATAACGAAGAGTCGCTAATTGCTGCATTTGCTGCATCAATTCATCCACCTTATGCCACTTATGCAGCGAAACATATACATGAGCGAGATGCTTCAATCCATCCAATTGATCCGCCTCATCCAGCCGGTCCAGGTAACATTCGAAGAGGTGCGCAGCCTGTAAATTCCGCGTCTGGTCATCACCAATGGCGATACGGAACAGACGGTATTGGCATATCGCCAGTCTCTCGGAATTCTGATACTTCTCACTGACACTCACATTCTTATACAGTAACTCGGCAGCTTGCCACAGCCCCTCTTGAAACAGTCCTTCAGCCACTTCGAACAGCATGGGGGCATAGACCAGATTCTCCAGCAGATTCTGAACCACCTGTTCAACGCAATCCAGACGGCCCAGTTCAGCCGATCGCACAAGAAAAGGCCGCAGACGCCGCCAGGTGGGTGACGAGAAATAGAAACATTCATCCACGTATAAGCTATAGAAATGATCCTCCGGCAGATCCATTGCCTTGGTAATTCGCTCCAGATGGTTCATCGCAATGGGCTGGTGACCACTAAGTATCCGGCTGAGCGTTCCTGAATTAATTCCGGATTGTATGGAGAATTGATGAATAGACATTCCCTTCTGCGACAAATACAACGCTAATAGATCGCGAATCATCGTTCTAGTAGTAGAGACCACGCAAACACCACCTAACTGGAATCCAAAAATTATTTGTTTATTGTATAGATGTAATAATATGTCACATTATACCAATGGTCAATAACATAGAGTACTACAGATTAGTCTAATCCGTGAACTACAGGCAACCCGTTTGCCATATGAGGGCAAAAAAATAGAGACTCTAGTAGTCTCATAAGGCAGGGCCACCCTTTCGATTCAAATTTCCCATCATCACCTCTATCTTGCTCATAACAGCATCCCGTAGACTTTGAGGCTCCATCGCTTCAATAATCGGGCCATAAGAGAGAAAATAATTTGAAAGCCAATCTCCTTCGGGCATGGATGCGATAACAGTAAAAGATCCATCTTCATGTTTTGTTATTTCTTTTTCGCTAAAGTCATCGTATATTCTATACGCTCCCGCCGGAGAGATTTTTAACCGAATATCAATAAATTTCTGTAAATGATTATCTGTCGTTTCAGCCGCAGATTCCACTGATGTCTCTTGCTCAAAAACCTCTTCAGTGATTTCAATATTAGCCATACGGGATATTTTGAATGTTCTGTATGTCCTTTTATCATAGCAATACGCTTTCAAATACCATGCCTTATCCTTGAAAATCAACTTATGCGGCTCAACCCTGCGCAAGCTTTTCACACCTGAGTTATTGAAATAGTCGAATATAATAATATGTTTGCTTATAATTGCCACTTTTATTGCATTGAAATTTTCTTTGTTTCGTTCATTACTTCCCCAGGGTGAGAAGTCCAATTCAATCCAATTCACATCACTCTTTTTGAAAAGGCTGCTTAATCGTGAAAGAATAGTATTAATTTCCGGATATCGCGCTGCTGATAGATTCTGTAAGGCGAGCAGTATTTCATCCTGTTCTTTTTCAGAAAGTAACGACTTATTTAGAATAAAATTGTCGAGAATGACGATTCCGCCGCCTCTGCCTTGATTCGTATAGACTGGTATGCCAGCGCTGCTTAATGTCTCAATATCGCGATATATGGTTCTAACCGATACTTCAAAACGGTCGGCAAGTTCTTTCCCTGTAGTTTCTTTTTTCTCAAGTAAGTAATAAACAATGTCGAAAAGTCTGCTGATCTGCATTCAATCACCTCAATTCAAGTACAGTATATCGTTCTAAACACGACAGCATTGTGTCATATTGACATATTTTTTAACACAAAACCAGACGGACTGTTGTCAGGTTTTGTCCTTTATATTAAGAAGTGTACAATCGACTGCGGCGTTGTCTGCACACTATAAAGGAGAATGATGATTATGATAAACAAAATTCAATTACCCCAACCGGTTGAGGAACATTTTCATGCGACCAATACAGATGATCCCGCGGCCTTCCTTTCGATCTTTGCCGAGGATGCCGTTGTTTTTGACGCCGGCAAAGAATATCACGGGAAAACCGCTATCAAAGAGTGGAGCGACCACGACTATTTCGGAGTAGGCTTAAGACTGGAAATCAAAAATGTTGTTGAGCATGCCAAGGAAATCGTTGTTACCGCAAAATCAGACGGAAATTACGACAAAACCGGACTACCGGACCCCCTTTATTTTGATTTTCATTTTACTGTGGATGGAGATAAAATTACACGCCTGCACAATGTTCTTTCCTCTAACAGTAGAGCAATTCCTTTGCCGCAGCCTATTGCAGCCTATTATCATGCCTCAGATATCTTTGACGGTGACCTTCTCGCAAACTGCTTTGCAGAGGATGCCATATTAGTTGACAATGGAGAAGAATTTCATGGTCCTGAAGTTATCAGCAAGTTTATTGTGAAGGCTAACAGGGACGCTGCGGGTAGGACTGAAATCACCAATTGTGCGGAGAAAAATGACGAAACGGTGGTCACCGCCACCATTTCAGGTAATTTCAAAGGCAGTCCAATTCCACTGGATTTCCGCTTCAAGCTTAATAACGGGAAAATCAAAGCCTTGAATATCGTAGTGTCAGGTGTATAAAGATGCTGGTGGAGAATTTAATTAAGGTACTAGAGTAAAGGGCTGGTATGACCCAGCCCCTCCTCATCAAACCGTACGTGAGGTTTTCCCTCATACGGCTTTCCGATGTTTGTCATTCATGGGCATGCAGATTACAATAGCGTTTTTAGTCCATATTGGATGGCCAAATATCGAACTTCTGACCGGGAACTCATCCATCTTCCTCGTTTTCTCTTCTTTGCATACCACCGGGTAAATCGCTGCTGAATATACCAATCCAGCTTTGCTAACCTCTTTTGACTATACTTCGTGTAATAATAATTTCTCCATCCCTGTATCTTGGGATTGAGCCATTCCACATGTTCCTCAAACGATTTCCAGCGCATGCCAGGCGGTGCTAATCGGTCTTTGACCACGCCCCGGATACGTTCCTCTGCCTTCTTCGTTAGCCACTGCTGTGTGGTATAGTACACCTTCCCTTGAGAGGTTTCTGCTTTCGTTTTTCGGTGGTGCATTCCTAAGAAGTCGAAGCCTTCGTCTCCTGTCC is part of the Paenibacillus sp. FSL M7-0420 genome and harbors:
- a CDS encoding aminopeptidase P family protein, whose protein sequence is MLPKEKVHKLREWMAERGVEACVVPSGDAHISEYEGEHWKSRRWITGFTGSAGTAVITATDAGLWTDGRYYIQAERELEGSGIRLFRMAEPGVPQWDEWLAEQLPQGARMAVDGRTLSVTAMKGLQAKFAEKGIQTITDLDPVGAIWTDRPAIPAEPLMLHDEQYAGLSRVDKLAQVRLAMKRKGADYYVLSALDDLCWLFNIRGRDIPFNPYVTAFAVVGVHHAILFAGGHKATPEDKDTLARDGVEIREYDDILPFLQTLPEAASVLYDPNKTGYSLAAAIPDSARIIEAPGLVVALKSIKNEVEIRNIRDVYLKDAAALVGLFKWLQETVPLRPVTELEADEKGLELRRQQPLFAELSFSSISAYGANAAMMHYSPSADHPVELEARGLYLLDSGSHFQNGTTDITRTLALGALTDEEKRDFTLVLKSVIALSTSKFLYGSTGSTLDILARKPMWDNGLDYKCGTGHGVGYYSNVHEEPQRFSFKPNEVRLEPGMIITVEPGVYKEGRHGIRTENTLLITEDVTTEFGRFLKFEDLCYLPIDTRAIEPSMLSREELDWVNHYHAEVYDKLAPLLDEEHRAWLKRETAGLGL
- a CDS encoding transcriptional regulator, whose amino-acid sequence is MPINQFSGQSGINSGTLSRILSGHQPIAMNHLERITRAMDLPEDHFYSLYVDECFYFSSPTWRRLRPFLVRSAELGRLDCVEQVVQNLLENLVYAPMLFEVAEGLFQEGLWQAAELLYKNVSASEKYQNSERLAVCQYRLFRIAIGDDQTRNLQAAHIFEGYLDRLDEADQLEGLKHLAHVYFSLHKWHKVDELAKKMLQLATIRYNLQRHSDRRESNEKKTEKPLYFYILYAQLIRSNVCEQMGDYPSALDWVSLYMDGTWIQEDDEEVKRTVAQFQEWGTANRLLYRVMAGQYEALSEYVEHISHRPDEIFTALYSIVLSANRYDWKVDSILERFASYIPYRTDLAEYGVLHNKQIITNQYTQFLAELAAYYLNNKRKEGIGFILQSLETSARINNESNVIKCVDLFGQHRNQANEEENEQYKVQIGAYL
- a CDS encoding helix-turn-helix domain-containing protein yields the protein MVSTTRTMIRDLLALYLSQKGMSIHQFSIQSGINSGTLSRILSGHQPIAMNHLERITKAMDLPEDHFYSLYVDECFYFSSPTWRRLRPFLVRSAELGRLDCVEQVVQNLLENLVYAPMLFEVAEGLFQEGLWQAAELLYKNVSVSEKYQNSERLAICQYRLFRIAIGDDQTRNLQAAHLFECYLDRLDEADQLDGLKHLAHVYVSLHKWHKVDELMQQMQQLATLRYNLQRQPNRRESNEKKTEKPLYFYILYAQLIRSAVCKELGDFNSALDWVSLYMDGSWIQEDNEEVKRTMAQFQEWGTANRLLYQVLGGQSEVLSAYVEYISHRPDEIFIGIYNIILSANRYDWNVDSILERFAAYIPYRTYSTEFGDYNRQVMLDQHTQFLAEMATYYLHNKRKEGIGFILQSLESSARINNESNIIKCVDLFEQHRYLADEEEKEQYKLLIREVQDSHEKKIYHSSSFL
- a CDS encoding helix-turn-helix transcriptional regulator codes for the protein MQISRLFDIVYYLLEKKETTGKELADRFEVSVRTIYRDIETLSSAGIPVYTNQGRGGGIVILDNFILNKSLLSEKEQDEILLALQNLSAARYPEINTILSRLSSLFKKSDVNWIELDFSPWGSNERNKENFNAIKVAIISKHIIIFDYFNNSGVKSLRRVEPHKLIFKDKAWYLKAYCYDKRTYRTFKISRMANIEITEEVFEQETSVESAAETTDNHLQKFIDIRLKISPAGAYRIYDDFSEKEITKHEDGSFTVIASMPEGDWLSNYFLSYGPIIEAMEPQSLRDAVMSKIEVMMGNLNRKGGPAL
- a CDS encoding nuclear transport factor 2 family protein gives rise to the protein MINKIQLPQPVEEHFHATNTDDPAAFLSIFAEDAVVFDAGKEYHGKTAIKEWSDHDYFGVGLRLEIKNVVEHAKEIVVTAKSDGNYDKTGLPDPLYFDFHFTVDGDKITRLHNVLSSNSRAIPLPQPIAAYYHASDIFDGDLLANCFAEDAILVDNGEEFHGPEVISKFIVKANRDAAGRTEITNCAEKNDETVVTATISGNFKGSPIPLDFRFKLNNGKIKALNIVVSGV